One genomic window of bacterium includes the following:
- a CDS encoding response regulator transcription factor encodes MDRSFRIQVMIVDDHQVVRLGLRSIVDRQPDMKVIAEASSGTEAIEMFRKHRPDVTLMDLRMKGMTGTEAANGICRDFPHAKIIVFSNYSGDEDIYRALQAGARGYILKEMLSEEVLQAIRQVQLGRKYIPAAVSEKLAERIYHSELTHREHEILELIVKGKTNKEIASVLDISESTVKVHVNSILGKLGVSDRTEAATMALQRGIVYLE; translated from the coding sequence ATGGACAGAAGCTTCCGCATTCAGGTCATGATAGTAGACGACCATCAGGTGGTACGCCTGGGGTTAAGGTCTATAGTCGACAGACAACCTGATATGAAAGTGATTGCGGAAGCCTCCAGTGGGACAGAGGCCATTGAAATGTTTCGAAAACATAGACCCGATGTGACGCTGATGGATTTGCGCATGAAAGGAATGACCGGAACGGAGGCTGCGAACGGTATCTGCCGCGATTTTCCCCATGCGAAAATCATTGTTTTTTCCAATTACAGCGGAGATGAAGACATCTACCGCGCACTGCAGGCCGGAGCGCGAGGCTACATTTTGAAGGAGATGCTCAGTGAAGAGGTGTTACAGGCTATCAGACAGGTTCAATTGGGCAGAAAATACATCCCGGCTGCTGTGTCCGAAAAACTGGCAGAAAGAATCTATCACTCCGAGCTCACCCACCGTGAACATGAAATTCTTGAATTGATTGTTAAAGGTAAAACGAACAAAGAGATTGCCTCGGTCCTCGACATCAGCGAAAGTACCGTGAAGGTTCACGTAAACAGTATTCTGGGCAAGCTGGGTGTATCGGATCGAACGGAAGCAGCAACAATGGCACTGCAACGAGGCATCGTTTATCTGGAATGA
- a CDS encoding histidine kinase encodes MSRVFSALCLGLLLSNCALALDPHRSITQYIVESWHQEDGLPQNHITRIVQTKDGYLWIGTLEGLARFDGIRFTIFEKRNTLQIKHNLIWELLAASDGSLWIGTFGGGVTRYKDGIFQHFGAEDGLSDNIIIALYEDRHKNIWIGTRDGGLNLFRNGRFTSYTMKAGLPHSTVDDIILDRNDHLWFGTDRGLCRLTQGRIKIYTTKDGLPHNTVVALLEDRAGRIWIGTDGGGVAILSNGSFHTYSTENGLTNNFVEWISEDPQGKIWITTKSGLNSFSNGKIKTYTEANGLSGPAADLLHVDRQGNIWVATNGGLHRFNERGLSALPSDHILSRNAIHSMMEDREGNLWIGTGLGLYRLKDGKVITYTTAEGLPSDAVGALFEDQQGNLWIGSNRGGLTVSRNGVFQPAYAWVKELKQKSHHCIYKDRQNNLWIGTDSGLIRLTQSRVQTFTVQNGLPGDVIRAVTQDSTGNIWIGTGAGIASFKDDRITTYTDALANPVVRFIHEDRTKKLWIGTDGGLHLFQNGKFTLQHALSNPVLRGIYEDAQGSLWMGTIGGGVNVLKEGRFTAFTVKEGLFDDTVFQVLEDIRGNFWMSCNKGIFSAPKKEFESRFKGSFEDIHSTLYAKAEGMRSTESMASVFPSAIKTRDGKLWFSTTGGLVMIQPETIQFNKTPPTVIIEQLIVDSVSTRINQNLSIPSGKDKFEFHYTALSLVAPEKNKFRYILEGFDNAWIEAGTRRTAYYTNIPPGQYTFRVTASNNDGLWNISGASISFYLQPHFYETIWFYFLCFMSAVALFIAIHRLRIRHIRSKLFAVLEERGRISRDFHDTVAQDLTAISLHLKTVSETIPMDPEIAKKHVDIARNIARDSQSEARRFLQNLRPEPPDSNFGNSMQQLLQQLTAGLPIQTDLSVKGSTSGISPVVLEQILKITREAVNNAIKHSGAHCIEVHALLESPVVQVKIIDDGRGFDVDSQSQVDWQHYGFNSMQERAAQCGGRIQIHSRPGHGTEVLFTVDKIY; translated from the coding sequence ATGTCCCGCGTGTTCTCCGCCCTATGTCTTGGATTACTTTTGAGCAACTGCGCGCTGGCGCTGGACCCGCACAGATCCATCACTCAATACATCGTTGAAAGCTGGCATCAGGAGGATGGGCTGCCGCAAAATCATATAACCAGGATTGTCCAAACTAAGGATGGTTACCTTTGGATTGGAACACTCGAAGGTCTCGCCAGATTTGACGGAATACGTTTTACGATTTTTGAGAAGCGAAATACTCTACAGATCAAGCATAATCTGATCTGGGAACTGCTTGCTGCAAGCGACGGAAGCCTCTGGATCGGTACTTTTGGCGGAGGAGTAACACGTTATAAGGACGGAATATTTCAGCACTTCGGCGCAGAAGACGGATTATCGGACAACATCATCATCGCACTCTATGAGGACCGTCATAAAAATATTTGGATCGGTACAAGAGATGGCGGATTAAACCTCTTCCGCAACGGCAGGTTCACCTCCTACACTATGAAAGCAGGGTTGCCCCATTCTACGGTGGACGACATCATTTTGGACCGAAACGATCATTTGTGGTTCGGCACCGATCGAGGCTTATGCCGGTTGACGCAAGGCAGAATCAAAATTTATACAACAAAGGACGGCCTCCCGCACAACACAGTCGTGGCCTTGTTGGAAGACAGAGCCGGAAGAATCTGGATTGGAACCGACGGCGGCGGTGTAGCCATTCTTTCCAATGGATCCTTTCACACGTATTCGACGGAAAATGGACTTACTAATAATTTCGTAGAATGGATCTCTGAAGATCCTCAGGGGAAAATTTGGATCACGACCAAAAGCGGATTGAACAGTTTTTCCAACGGTAAGATCAAGACTTACACGGAAGCCAACGGTCTTTCAGGACCGGCTGCTGATCTCCTGCATGTGGATCGACAGGGAAATATTTGGGTTGCTACAAACGGTGGCCTTCACCGCTTCAATGAACGAGGATTGAGTGCTTTGCCTTCGGATCACATCCTTTCCCGAAATGCAATTCATTCGATGATGGAGGATCGCGAAGGGAACCTTTGGATCGGAACCGGTCTTGGCCTCTACAGGCTTAAAGACGGTAAGGTGATCACCTACACAACAGCCGAAGGACTTCCCAGCGATGCTGTCGGCGCACTTTTTGAAGATCAGCAAGGTAATCTGTGGATTGGCAGTAACCGTGGAGGTTTGACTGTTTCAAGAAATGGAGTTTTTCAGCCGGCATATGCCTGGGTGAAGGAACTAAAGCAGAAGAGTCATCATTGCATATATAAAGATAGGCAAAACAATTTGTGGATCGGCACAGACAGTGGCCTGATTCGCTTGACTCAATCGCGAGTTCAGACCTTTACAGTACAGAATGGTCTTCCGGGTGATGTGATTCGTGCTGTAACACAAGATAGTACCGGAAACATTTGGATTGGCACAGGGGCGGGCATCGCTTCTTTTAAGGATGACAGAATCACCACATATACCGATGCTCTGGCGAACCCGGTCGTGCGTTTCATCCATGAAGATCGCACCAAAAAGCTTTGGATCGGAACCGATGGCGGGCTCCATCTCTTTCAGAATGGCAAATTTACGTTACAACACGCACTGTCGAATCCCGTTTTGCGGGGAATCTATGAAGATGCTCAAGGATCTTTGTGGATGGGAACCATTGGTGGAGGTGTCAATGTTTTGAAGGAAGGGCGTTTTACTGCTTTCACAGTCAAAGAAGGACTGTTTGACGATACTGTTTTTCAGGTCCTGGAGGATATCCGTGGAAACTTCTGGATGAGCTGCAACAAGGGAATTTTCTCGGCCCCGAAAAAGGAATTCGAAAGCCGGTTCAAGGGCAGCTTCGAAGATATTCATTCTACCCTGTATGCAAAGGCGGAAGGGATGCGCAGCACGGAATCGATGGCGTCGGTTTTTCCCTCCGCAATCAAAACCCGCGACGGCAAATTGTGGTTCTCCACCACAGGGGGTCTGGTCATGATCCAACCGGAAACAATTCAGTTCAACAAAACCCCTCCAACGGTTATCATTGAGCAATTGATTGTCGATTCGGTATCAACTCGAATCAATCAAAATCTATCGATCCCTTCAGGCAAGGATAAGTTTGAATTCCACTACACCGCGCTAAGCCTGGTAGCACCAGAAAAGAACAAGTTCCGCTATATTTTAGAAGGTTTTGACAACGCATGGATAGAGGCAGGAACCAGACGGACGGCTTATTACACAAACATCCCGCCCGGTCAATACACTTTTCGTGTAACGGCAAGCAATAACGACGGATTGTGGAACATAAGTGGGGCTTCTATTTCCTTCTATTTGCAGCCACATTTTTATGAAACTATCTGGTTCTATTTTCTTTGCTTTATGTCCGCTGTGGCTCTGTTCATTGCGATACATCGTTTGCGCATCCGGCATATTCGATCAAAACTATTTGCCGTTCTGGAAGAACGTGGAAGGATCTCGCGCGACTTTCATGATACCGTGGCGCAAGACCTCACCGCGATTTCCCTGCATTTAAAGACGGTATCCGAGACCATTCCGATGGATCCGGAAATCGCAAAGAAGCATGTAGATATTGCTCGAAACATCGCGCGAGACAGTCAAAGTGAGGCCCGTCGTTTTCTGCAGAATCTCCGACCAGAACCGCCGGATTCTAATTTCGGGAATTCCATGCAACAGCTGTTGCAACAATTAACCGCCGGGTTGCCGATTCAAACGGATCTTTCGGTCAAAGGCTCCACCTCCGGGATTTCTCCTGTTGTGTTGGAACAGATTTTGAAAATTACTCGGGAAGCTGTCAATAATGCGATTAAACATTCTGGCGCTCATTGCATTGAGGTTCATGCTTTGCTGGAGTCTCCTGTTGTGCAAGTTAAAATAATCGATGATGGTCGAGGTTTCGATGTCGATTCGCAATCACAGGTCGATTGGCAACACTATGGCTTCAACAGTATGCAGGAACGGGCGGCGCAATGCGGAGGCAGGATTCAGATTCATTCACGTCCCGGCCACGGCACGGAAGTGCTTTTTACAGTTGATAAGATTTACTGA
- a CDS encoding MarR family transcriptional regulator, translating to MGKKEKEMMDHLESIVHRYVFTQQHPGMDLCRKPEITLIETLGRYGSMIMSELADHARLSLSTATGLIDALVAKGLVKRERSEEDRRIVRVELTATGRENYGQALEVRLGMVRGMLGALNKDEQELLVSLFRKIADRIQRERKATVA from the coding sequence ATGGGGAAAAAAGAAAAGGAGATGATGGACCATCTTGAATCGATCGTCCACCGTTACGTATTCACGCAGCAACATCCGGGAATGGATTTGTGCAGGAAACCGGAGATCACGTTGATTGAAACTCTTGGCAGATACGGATCGATGATCATGAGTGAGCTTGCCGATCACGCGCGTCTTTCTTTGAGCACCGCTACCGGGCTCATTGACGCCCTGGTGGCGAAAGGGCTTGTAAAAAGGGAACGTTCGGAGGAAGATCGCCGTATTGTGCGCGTTGAATTAACAGCCACCGGACGAGAGAATTACGGTCAGGCTCTAGAGGTTCGTCTGGGAATGGTTCGAGGTATGCTTGGCGCGCTGAATAAAGACGAACAGGAACTCTTGGTCAGCTTATTCCGAAAGATCGCTGACAGGATCCAGAGGGAAAGAAAAGCAACCGTCGCATAA
- a CDS encoding MBL fold metallo-hydrolase encodes MFKAMITFIFSALFLFVAVSLVVGYSLSTPRYSGAKSDHFNGKRFFNMRGKEQKGFGKWMLQREQGEWSNTANAPVGEKPAARVHEGIRITFVNHSTFLIQADGLNILTDPIWSERSSPFSWAGPKRVRQPGIRFEDLPEIDTVLLSHNHYDHLDLPTLKKLFQEFEPVIIAPLGINAFLEEKGIPSASEADWWDEMPLNSNVTLAIVPAQHFSGRGLFDRNATLWGGYILKTKTGNLYFAGDTGYDQNIFQEIGKRYAPLRAALLPIGAYKPLWFMSPVHISPEEAVNVHLDLKSEISIAMHYGTFPLGDDGQNEPVNDLKQSMRRYDIGQDEFLILKEGSSYEIARKVETEGIVTVA; translated from the coding sequence GTGTTTAAGGCAATGATCACTTTTATTTTTAGTGCTCTCTTCCTGTTTGTGGCTGTTTCGCTGGTTGTCGGGTATTCACTTTCAACTCCACGCTATTCCGGCGCAAAATCAGATCATTTTAACGGAAAGAGATTTTTCAACATGAGAGGGAAAGAGCAAAAAGGCTTTGGAAAATGGATGCTGCAACGCGAGCAAGGAGAATGGAGCAATACAGCGAATGCGCCGGTTGGAGAAAAGCCAGCGGCGCGGGTGCACGAAGGAATCCGGATCACATTTGTCAATCACTCGACCTTCTTAATACAGGCAGATGGGTTGAATATTCTTACGGATCCGATCTGGTCCGAGCGTTCGAGTCCATTTTCCTGGGCAGGGCCGAAACGCGTGCGGCAACCGGGCATTCGTTTCGAAGATCTCCCTGAAATTGATACAGTTCTATTAAGTCACAATCATTATGACCATCTCGATCTTCCGACTTTAAAGAAATTATTTCAAGAATTTGAGCCGGTAATAATTGCCCCGCTAGGTATAAATGCATTTTTAGAGGAGAAGGGCATTCCGAGTGCGAGTGAAGCAGACTGGTGGGATGAAATGCCATTGAATAGTAATGTCACACTGGCGATAGTTCCGGCTCAACATTTTTCAGGGCGTGGGCTTTTCGACCGGAACGCGACACTGTGGGGCGGATACATCTTGAAAACGAAGACCGGCAATCTTTATTTCGCCGGAGATACGGGATATGACCAGAACATTTTTCAAGAAATCGGAAAACGTTATGCTCCTTTGCGAGCGGCGTTACTTCCGATCGGAGCTTATAAGCCCCTGTGGTTCATGTCGCCGGTTCACATTTCACCGGAAGAAGCAGTGAATGTCCATTTAGATTTGAAGTCGGAAATCAGCATCGCCATGCATTATGGAACTTTTCCGCTGGGTGATGATGGCCAGAACGAACCCGTGAATGATCTAAAGCAGTCGATGAGACGCTATGACATTGGGCAGGATGAGTTTCTGATCTTAAAGGAAGGATCGTCTTACGAGATAGCAAGAAAGGTCGAAACTGAAGGAATAGTAACAGTAGCATAG
- a CDS encoding efflux RND transporter periplasmic adaptor subunit, translating to MTSKFYRILIPLAALALAVDLLGCGDKQAQSFERPPAPVTVDEAVSKDVPVYLDAVGTSVAREMVSIQPQVSGRITQIHFVDGAYVRRGAPLFTIDPRPYQAEVHVAEAMIAEKEAALEFAKIEFERVANLIETKAISQQDYDTRKNAVQVAEAQLKHSRAQLETARINLDYCFIRSPIEGRAGQRLVDLGNIVDANEEQPLLTIQRMDPIYADFTIPENDLSAVQNNMKSGTLKVEARLPESTENAREGSLTFLDNAVQNGTGTVKLRATIPNTDHRFWPGRFVNVRLILSTKQDAVVIPATAPQMSAKGTFVYVIKQDSTAELRPVTLGQRQDDQVVIAEGLQSGERVVVSGQLGVTPGGKVRIDQSPAPMAEVRKSGAES from the coding sequence ATGACATCGAAATTTTATCGGATTTTAATCCCTCTTGCGGCTCTTGCCCTGGCGGTTGATCTGCTGGGTTGCGGCGATAAGCAGGCTCAATCGTTCGAACGGCCGCCAGCCCCTGTAACTGTTGATGAAGCGGTATCGAAGGATGTGCCGGTTTATCTCGATGCTGTGGGAACCAGCGTTGCGCGCGAAATGGTGTCAATTCAGCCTCAGGTTTCCGGGCGGATCACACAAATCCATTTTGTGGATGGCGCTTATGTAAGACGGGGAGCGCCGCTTTTCACGATTGATCCCCGACCGTATCAGGCGGAAGTGCATGTCGCCGAGGCAATGATTGCTGAAAAGGAGGCCGCTCTGGAATTCGCGAAAATTGAATTCGAGCGCGTGGCGAATCTGATCGAAACGAAAGCCATTTCGCAGCAGGACTACGACACAAGAAAGAATGCGGTTCAAGTAGCGGAAGCTCAGCTCAAACATAGCCGCGCGCAGCTGGAGACAGCGCGCATCAACCTCGATTACTGTTTCATCCGTTCCCCCATTGAAGGACGCGCGGGGCAGCGGCTGGTGGATCTTGGAAATATCGTGGATGCAAATGAGGAACAACCGCTGCTGACGATTCAGCGAATGGATCCGATCTACGCTGATTTCACGATTCCGGAAAACGACCTTAGCGCCGTACAGAACAACATGAAGAGCGGAACGTTGAAGGTTGAAGCACGCTTACCGGAATCAACAGAAAACGCAAGGGAAGGCTCGCTTACTTTTCTTGACAATGCCGTGCAGAACGGAACCGGGACAGTGAAACTGCGTGCAACGATTCCCAACACTGATCATCGTTTCTGGCCGGGACGATTCGTGAATGTCAGGCTCATACTGAGCACGAAGCAGGACGCAGTCGTCATTCCGGCAACTGCGCCGCAAATGTCCGCCAAGGGCACTTTCGTTTACGTCATAAAACAGGATTCAACCGCAGAACTTCGCCCCGTCACGCTTGGTCAAAGACAGGATGACCAGGTGGTGATCGCAGAAGGCCTCCAATCAGGAGAGCGCGTGGTCGTCAGCGGACAACTGGGAGTCACCCCAGGCGGAAAAGTGCGAATCGATCAGTCGCCGGCTCCAATGGCGGAGGTTCGCAAGTCAGGAGCCGAGTCATGA
- a CDS encoding efflux RND transporter permease subunit, producing MNFSEPFIRRPVMTVVLTASIILFGILSFLRLPVNDLPAVDYPVIEVQAFYPGASPDTVANNIATPLERQFMQINGLEMVTSRSTQGSVSMTLQFKLDKSIDAAATDVQTAISQASGNLPVDLPSPPTFSKSNPNDQPILYIALTSDSVTSGQLYDYASTQVGQRISIVSGVSQVNVFGTKSAIRIKADPSAMWARGISIDDLSNAIRNSTSYTGAGQFDGSTGTALLRPKGQLEEANAYRDLIISNKNGAPVYLRDVATVEDSVQDERVNMRFWVRGYPVPSATVVIAVFRQAGSNAVEVANSVKEMLPMIGAELPGSVRITPIYDRSRTIVNSVSDVEETLLIAFVLVVIVIFLFLGRATDTLIPAVALPLSLLITFIAMRLLDYSLDNLSLMALTLAIGFLVDDAIVFLENTVRRMERGEGVMQATLNSAREISFTIVAMTISLAAVFFPLVFMSGLVGRIFREFAVTIVIAIFASGLVSLTLTPLMCARLLKQRGHGFKQTWMERVIGGLEKRWLAVYSRTLWFFLRQRWVSALIWVVCLAGTIWLFMLVPKAFLPVGDSNVVFGVFMGREGSSPKQMQEIQDKVDQVLHNDPNVLMDFTMTGATGFLASNQGITFTFLKPPDQRAPIQVAAAEMMGKMSGIPGVFAFLRPFPVLEISTGAVNQNQGQYAFSVSGVNTDQVYDVANKLMGKLGSYPGFLTLSSDYFHNTPNLDIDIRRDQAKMYGVSEARILELLRNAYSQNYLYLIKKPDDQYQVILEVKDSARSHAEDLSLLYIKSDDGQNQVPLNTLVTWKSSLGPQSVNHLNQFTSVTMFFNLKPGVALGEATEFINKAVAETVPPGVRASLQGEALTFQDTVRNLTILMILAVFVMYVILAILYESYLHPITVLSSLPVALVGGLLTLVLFGEQATLYAYVGMFMLMGIVKKNGIMIVDFARHRVAGGQAADQAIHDASIDRFRPIIMTTLAAIIGAVPIALGYGADGASRQPLGLVIVGGLIVSQFITLYITPAIYLYLEDFQEKVLDRFSFFRSGHAKPTAPDEIGELELEKEPV from the coding sequence ATGAACTTCTCAGAACCTTTTATCCGCAGACCTGTAATGACGGTCGTTTTGACCGCATCCATAATACTTTTCGGAATACTAAGCTTCCTGCGGTTACCGGTAAACGATCTGCCGGCGGTGGATTATCCGGTCATCGAAGTGCAGGCATTTTATCCGGGCGCGAGTCCGGACACCGTTGCAAATAATATTGCAACGCCGCTGGAACGGCAGTTCATGCAAATCAACGGATTGGAGATGGTGACATCGCGAAGCACTCAGGGAAGCGTGAGCATGACGCTTCAGTTCAAGCTGGATAAAAGCATTGATGCGGCCGCGACCGATGTGCAAACGGCGATTTCACAGGCTAGCGGAAATCTTCCGGTAGATTTGCCCTCTCCGCCAACGTTCTCAAAGTCGAATCCGAATGATCAGCCCATCCTTTATATAGCGCTCACCAGCGATTCTGTCACTTCCGGTCAGCTTTATGATTACGCAAGCACGCAGGTTGGCCAACGAATCAGCATCGTGAGTGGCGTGAGCCAGGTAAATGTTTTCGGCACAAAGTCGGCGATTCGCATTAAAGCGGATCCATCGGCAATGTGGGCCCGCGGTATTTCGATTGATGATCTCTCCAATGCCATTCGAAACAGCACAAGCTACACGGGCGCCGGGCAGTTTGATGGCAGTACAGGCACCGCTTTGCTCCGTCCCAAAGGGCAATTGGAAGAAGCGAACGCCTATCGCGACTTGATTATCAGCAATAAAAATGGCGCGCCGGTCTATTTGCGCGATGTAGCGACAGTGGAAGACTCGGTCCAGGATGAGCGGGTCAACATGCGATTCTGGGTGCGCGGTTATCCTGTGCCTTCAGCGACAGTTGTCATCGCAGTTTTCAGGCAGGCCGGTTCAAACGCTGTTGAAGTTGCGAATAGCGTGAAGGAAATGCTCCCAATGATCGGTGCCGAACTTCCCGGTTCCGTTCGAATCACGCCGATTTATGACCGATCGCGCACGATTGTAAATTCGGTCAGTGACGTTGAAGAAACTCTGTTAATCGCATTCGTTCTCGTTGTGATTGTCATTTTTCTGTTCCTTGGCCGCGCTACGGATACTTTGATTCCTGCTGTGGCGCTTCCGCTTTCCTTGCTGATCACTTTTATTGCAATGAGGTTGCTGGATTACAGCCTGGACAATCTCTCACTGATGGCTCTGACACTGGCAATTGGATTTCTTGTGGATGATGCAATCGTCTTTCTGGAAAACACTGTGCGTCGAATGGAGCGTGGCGAAGGCGTCATGCAGGCAACGCTGAACAGCGCGCGCGAAATCAGCTTCACGATTGTGGCGATGACGATCTCGCTCGCGGCCGTGTTCTTCCCGCTCGTATTCATGTCGGGACTGGTCGGCCGAATTTTTCGGGAGTTTGCAGTCACCATCGTGATTGCAATTTTTGCCTCAGGTCTTGTTTCGCTGACTCTAACTCCGCTCATGTGCGCAAGATTACTCAAGCAGCGCGGTCACGGTTTCAAACAAACCTGGATGGAACGGGTCATCGGCGGATTGGAAAAGCGATGGTTAGCGGTTTACAGCAGAACGCTCTGGTTCTTCCTTCGCCAGCGCTGGGTTTCTGCCCTTATCTGGGTTGTTTGTCTTGCCGGCACCATCTGGCTTTTCATGCTCGTACCAAAAGCATTTCTACCGGTGGGTGACAGCAACGTTGTATTCGGCGTTTTCATGGGACGAGAAGGATCCTCACCCAAACAGATGCAGGAAATCCAGGACAAAGTCGATCAGGTTTTACACAACGATCCGAATGTATTAATGGACTTCACAATGACCGGAGCGACCGGCTTCCTTGCATCGAATCAAGGGATCACGTTCACTTTTCTCAAACCACCGGATCAGCGCGCGCCGATTCAAGTTGCGGCTGCTGAGATGATGGGAAAAATGAGCGGCATTCCGGGTGTGTTTGCATTTCTTCGACCCTTCCCGGTTCTGGAGATCAGCACGGGCGCTGTGAATCAGAATCAGGGCCAGTACGCTTTTTCCGTATCCGGCGTGAACACGGATCAGGTTTACGATGTCGCAAACAAACTCATGGGAAAACTCGGCTCGTATCCTGGATTCCTCACGCTTTCCTCTGACTATTTTCACAACACGCCGAATCTCGACATCGACATCAGACGGGACCAGGCCAAAATGTACGGGGTATCGGAAGCGCGAATTCTTGAATTGCTCCGGAATGCGTACTCCCAGAATTATCTCTACTTGATAAAGAAACCGGACGATCAATATCAAGTCATTCTGGAAGTCAAAGATTCCGCGCGCTCCCATGCGGAAGATCTATCACTTCTTTATATCAAATCAGATGACGGACAGAATCAGGTCCCGCTCAACACGCTTGTTACCTGGAAGAGTTCGCTGGGTCCGCAATCGGTAAATCACCTGAACCAGTTCACAAGCGTGACAATGTTTTTTAATCTCAAACCGGGAGTTGCGCTTGGCGAAGCAACTGAATTCATCAACAAAGCCGTAGCGGAAACCGTGCCGCCCGGAGTGAGAGCAAGTTTGCAGGGTGAAGCGCTGACTTTCCAGGACACCGTGCGAAACCTCACGATCCTGATGATCCTTGCGGTTTTCGTCATGTACGTGATTCTGGCGATTCTTTATGAAAGCTATCTGCACCCGATCACAGTTCTATCCAGTTTGCCTGTTGCGCTGGTGGGAGGCTTATTAACACTCGTTCTCTTTGGAGAGCAGGCCACTCTCTACGCGTATGTTGGCATGTTCATGCTGATGGGCATTGTCAAAAAGAACGGAATCATGATCGTTGATTTCGCGCGCCATCGTGTGGCGGGCGGTCAGGCAGCCGATCAAGCGATCCATGATGCGAGTATCGACCGCTTTCGGCCGATCATCATGACAACTCTTGCAGCAATCATAGGAGCAGTTCCCATCGCGTTAGGTTACGGCGCTGATGGAGCTTCGCGACAGCCCCTCGGGCTAGTCATTGTGGGCGGACTGATCGTATCGCAGTTCATCACCCTCTACATTACTCCTGCGATTTATCTCTATCTCGAAGATTTTCAAGAGAAGGTGTTGGATCGTTTCTCTTTCTTCCGGTCAGGTCACGCGAAACCAACTGCTCCTGATGAAATCGGCGAACTCGAACTGGAAAAGGAACCGGTATGA